One Cryptomeria japonica chromosome 9, Sugi_1.0, whole genome shotgun sequence genomic window carries:
- the LOC131057558 gene encoding uncharacterized protein LOC131057558 — protein MILLFKPGPHWKSRAEEKRSGYIKTIFRIIFETAPRIGKLVPSILAASSSSFIFTNKLVNMPEIISHGSQRDSVSESPKSNLGKRPRSSSPPLPRQDIETQRIKSEEEIEGDEESSGTETEREIERPTPEQQVFSLYRRALASDNPNFKICCPDGRVFYWERDDLLDLVQRNPFWLTTTQMDTCLHLCLEDSETWEARCHICYSDTIGQQTALSKTVEDAADTLKQQLQLLLQDVQYNLIPLNLDHHWHLVIICGLEGQTSTNPQIWHLNSLEFFSINEEMINAIKQVVEEKTGKPAAWSDLQVPQQDNSYDCGIFVIKFVFQFIKNLGSPQPQDFTELMARQAHNECFGINLSRSFQRLMLWTLFQKQTDPPLQVLPVDFDEYIKAFCKEDHEDPENNCGKDYESDNSYEATV, from the exons ATGATTTTACTCTTCAAACCTGGGCCTCACTGGAAAAGTCGAGCAGAGGAAAAAAGAAGCGGATATATAAAAACAATCTTCAGGATAATTTTTGAAACAGCTCCAAGGATTG GCAAGTTGGTTCCATCGATTTTGgcggcatcatcatcatcattcatatTTACTAATAAGTTGGTAAACATGCCTGAAATTATCAGTCATGGCAGCCAGAGAGATTCAGTTTCAGAGAGCCCAAAGTCCAATTTGGGCAAACGTCCTCGATCTTCTTCCCCTCCTCTTCCAAGACAGGATATAGAAACTCAGAGGATTAAAAGCGAAGAGGAAATTGAGGGCGATGAAGAAAGCAGCGGAACTGAAACGGAGAGGGAAATTGAGAGACCCACACCCGAACAGCAAGTTTTTTCTCTCTATAGAAGAGCCCTTGCAAGTGACAATCCGAATTTCAAGATCTG CTGTCCAGATGGAAGAGTCTTCTATTGGGAAAGAGATGATTTACTTGATCTCGTGCAGAGAAACCCCTTTTGGCTGACTACCACTCAAATGGATACTTGTTTACA TTTATGTTTGGAGGATTCTGAAACTTGGGAGGCACGCTGTCATATTTGCTACTCTGATACAATTGGGCAGCAAACTGCGTTAAGCAAAACGGTGGAAGATGCAGCTGATACTCTTAAGCAACAGCTTCAGCTCTTGCTGCAAGATGTCCAATACAATCTTATTCCTTTAAATCTGGA CCACCACTGGCATTTAGTCATTATCTGTGGTCTGGAGGGACAAACATCTACGAACCCACAAATTTGGcatctcaactctcttgaattttTCTCTATAAATGAAGAAATGATAAATGCTATAAAACA AGTTGTTGAAGAAAAGACTGGCAAACCAGCTGCTTGGTCCGACTTACAG GTTCCACAACAGGATAATTCCTACGACTGTGGGATCTTTGtaatcaaatttgtatttcaaTTCATAAAAAATCTGGGTTCCCCACAACCACAAGATTTTACAGAGCTG ATGGCTAGACAAGCCCACAATGAGTGCTTTGGAATAAATCTTAGCCGCTCATTTCAAAGGCTTATGCTTTGGACGCTTTTTCAGAAGCAAACTGATCCTCCACTGCAAGTCTTACCAG TTGATTTCGACGAATACATCAAAGCCTTCTGCAAGGAAGATCATGAGGATCCAGAAAATAATTGCGGCAAAGATTATGAGAGTGATAACAGTTACGAGGCTACGGTCTAA